The Trichoplusia ni isolate ovarian cell line Hi5 chromosome 10, tn1, whole genome shotgun sequence genome window below encodes:
- the LOC113497964 gene encoding palmitoleoyl-protein carboxylesterase NOTUM has translation MTRHRGLLRTQHWIVWTLCVILCQVCEGTSPPDSLRLVWLSNTSLTCNDGSPAGYYFRRGTNNDHWVVYLEGGGYCWDAASCNARWRRRPALMSSSRWPRTRRAPALLSTDPAANPLWHASNHVLLPYCSSDMWAGTRNTKQSNTRFVFSGRLIVRSVLSELLHHGLTGRMLLVGSSAGGAGVMLHADAARRALRSKGVRVAAIADSGWFLDRPAKSRRAPAATVAKLGHTLWRGKPPTSCVREHAAEPWLCYFGYRLYAHIRTPLFVFQYLFDSAQLAAEGVRAPRTRSQWDAVHQTGAALRSSLNSVRAAFAPACLAHGALARPEWQAINVSGITLPRALACWEQRLDGGKRRARGGCAPRRLVERCTWPQCNGSCPRLRDPRTGEEVALAALLQSFGLDVRGAAAAMGLDARALSRMSRAELLPLLAPHM, from the exons ATGACGCGCCACCGCGGACTGCTCCGCACCCAACACTGGATTGTTTGGACACTCTGT GTAATATTATGTCAGGTTTGTGAAGGCACGTCTCCACCTGACAGTTTGCGTCTCGTCTGGCTTTCGAACACCTCTCTAACGTGCAACGATGGCTCTCCAGCCGG TTACTATTTCCGGCGGGGGACTAACAATGACCATTGGGTGGTATACCTGGAAGGTGGCGGGTACTGCTGGGACGCGGCGTCTTGCAACGCGCGCTGGCGGCGCCGGCCCGCACTCATGTCCTCCTCGCGCTGGCCGCGCacccgccgcgcgcccgcgctGCTCTCCACCGACCCCGCCGCCAACCCGCTGTGGCACGCCTCCAACCACGTCCTCCTCCCCTACTGCTCCAGCGACATGTGGGCTGGCACCAGAAACACGAAGCAGTCCAACACGAGGTTCGTGTTTTCCGGTCGACTCATCGTACGGAGTGTATTGTCGGAATTACTTCACCACGGACTCACAGGGCGAATGTTACTTGTGGGATCAAGTGCTGGCGGAGCCGGTGTCATGTTACATGCGGATGCCGCTCGGCGTGCTCTCCGGTCAAAAGGCGTCCGAGTCGCAGCCATTGCCGACTCCGGCTGGTTCCTCGATCGTCCAGCTAAATCACGGCGAGCCCCGGCTGCCACCGTGGCTAAACTCGGTCATACTCTGTGGCGCGGCAAGCCTCCAACCTCTTGTGTGCGAGAACACGCTGCGGAGCCTTGGCTTTGCTATTTTGGGTATCGATTGTACGCCCACATTCGTACGCCACTATTcgtgtttcaatatttatttgattcgGCACAGCTAGCTGCCGAAGGAGTGCGCGCTCCTCGCACCAGGTCCCAGTGGGACGCAGTGCATCAGACAGGAGCGGCGTTACGTTCCAGTCTCAATTCTGTGCGAGCGGCGTTTGCTCCTGCTTGTTTGGCACACGGAGCGCTCGCACGTCCCGAATGGCAGGCAATTAACGTTTCGGGTATAACCTTACCACGGGCTTTAGCCTGTTGGGAGCAGAGGCTTGATGGCGGCAAGCGAAGAGCGCGCGGAGGCTGCGCACCTCGGCGGCTGGTGGAGCGCTGCACGTGGCCGCAGTGTAACGGGTCCTGTCCGCGCCTGCGGGACCCGCGCACCGGCGAGGAGGTGgcgctggccgcgctgctgcAGAGCTTTGGGCTGGACGTGCGCGGCGCCGCTGCGGCGATGGGTTTGGATGCGCGAGCTCTGTCGCGCATGAGCCGGGCCGAGTTGCTGCCGCTATTGGCGCCCCATatgtga